From the Hymenobacter yonginensis genome, one window contains:
- a CDS encoding YihY/virulence factor BrkB family protein, with product MTKVHAPGPTRRRLFLDILILLRRAARELAANDPLRLGAATAFFTTFALPPIFIILIQGLSSLYPASAVRVMLLGKLSNLLGAAAAGLVEQILQNVTNVERSRLVTWLGFGFLLFISTTLFVVIQNSLNQLWQIRPRRSAGRLGKVLKERSRSLGVLVATGVLSLLAFLTDAVLAFLGDYVRDFDVDFSYYLFQFFNQFTSLLILAAWFAVTFRNLSAARVPWRAVLRGAALTAILIDLGEFVLGYLLVPRNLGPIYGPASSIVLVLLFVFYSAMIFYFGACFTKAYAHYAGMDIKPKKSAVRYRLVDVEE from the coding sequence CGGCCCGCGAGCTGGCCGCCAACGACCCGCTGCGGCTGGGCGCCGCCACGGCGTTTTTCACCACGTTTGCCCTGCCGCCCATCTTCATTATCCTGATTCAGGGCCTCAGCTCCCTGTATCCAGCCTCAGCGGTGCGCGTGATGCTGCTGGGCAAGCTTTCCAACCTGCTGGGCGCAGCCGCCGCCGGCCTGGTCGAGCAAATCCTGCAGAACGTCACCAACGTGGAGCGCAGCCGCCTGGTCACGTGGTTGGGCTTTGGCTTTCTGCTGTTTATCTCCACCACTCTGTTCGTGGTGATTCAGAACTCGCTCAACCAGCTCTGGCAGATCCGGCCGCGGCGCAGCGCGGGGCGGCTGGGCAAGGTCCTGAAGGAGCGCAGCCGCTCACTGGGCGTGCTGGTGGCCACCGGCGTGCTGTCGTTGCTGGCGTTTCTGACCGACGCGGTGCTGGCCTTCCTCGGCGACTACGTGCGCGACTTCGACGTCGACTTCAGCTACTACCTGTTTCAGTTCTTCAACCAGTTCACGTCGCTGCTGATTCTGGCGGCCTGGTTTGCCGTTACGTTTCGCAACCTGAGCGCGGCCCGGGTACCCTGGCGGGCGGTGCTGCGCGGAGCGGCCCTCACCGCCATCCTCATCGACCTGGGCGAGTTTGTGCTGGGCTACCTGCTGGTGCCGCGCAACCTGGGCCCCATCTACGGCCCGGCCTCCAGCATTGTGCTGGTGCTGCTGTTCGTGTTCTATTCGGCCATGATTTTCTACTTCGGCGCCTGCTTCACCAAAGCATACGCCCACTACGCCGGCATGGACATCAAGCCCAAAAAGTCCGCCGTGCGCTACCGGCTGGTAGACGTGGAGGAGTGA
- a CDS encoding four-helix bundle copper-binding protein, producing MSQSTISALDKQLLLDALNRCVAACEHCATSCLAEEHVQHMVGCIRLDRDCADICALTARLVARGSEHARHIMKECIEVCQLCQNECGKHNDDHCQQCAAACKACADACRAYLG from the coding sequence ATGAGCCAGTCCACCATTTCCGCCCTCGACAAACAACTGCTGCTCGACGCCCTCAACCGCTGCGTGGCGGCCTGCGAGCATTGCGCCACCTCTTGCCTCGCCGAAGAGCACGTGCAGCACATGGTGGGCTGCATCCGCCTCGACCGGGACTGCGCCGACATTTGCGCCCTCACGGCCCGCCTAGTGGCCCGCGGCTCGGAGCACGCCCGGCACATCATGAAGGAATGCATTGAGGTGTGCCAGCTCTGCCAGAACGAGTGCGGCAAGCACAACGACGACCATTGCCAGCAGTGTGCCGCCGCCTGCAAAGCCTGCGCCGACGCCTGCCGGGCGTATCTGGGGTAG